One genomic window of Micromonospora sp. WMMD1128 includes the following:
- a CDS encoding YbaB/EbfC family nucleoid-associated protein — MAESVDRDANRALRARFDEVYGQYQRLRSGLDELQRELTELRVTERSADGQVTAVVGARGDLISVEVSPGVFHDRDARALSRKITETVLRASSAASDATRELVSGYLPPGSSSVDFLRTHDFGALLGRADAVAARGE, encoded by the coding sequence GTGGCCGAGAGTGTGGATCGGGATGCGAACCGTGCACTTCGGGCGCGGTTCGACGAGGTGTACGGGCAATACCAGCGACTCCGGTCCGGTCTGGACGAACTCCAGCGTGAGCTGACCGAGTTGCGGGTGACCGAACGCTCCGCCGACGGTCAGGTCACCGCGGTGGTCGGGGCGCGGGGCGACCTGATCAGCGTCGAGGTGAGCCCCGGTGTGTTCCACGACCGGGACGCCCGGGCGCTGAGCCGGAAGATCACCGAAACCGTGCTGCGCGCGTCCTCCGCCGCGTCCGACGCCACCCGTGAGCTTGTCTCCGGCTATCTGCCACCCGGCTCGTCGTCGGTCGACTTCCTGCGTACCCATGACTTCGGTGCGTTGCTCGGCCGGGCCGACGCCGTCGCCGCGCGCGGCGAGTGA
- a CDS encoding cation diffusion facilitator family transporter has product MSANGGTKAIIAALTANLGIAVTKFVAFLLTGSSSMLAESIHSVADSGNQGLLLIGGRRAKREATPQHPFGYGRERYIYAFIVSIVLFSLGGLFALYEAYHKASDPHPIESWQWVPVAVLLAAIVMEGFSFRTAIKESNHIRGNQTWIRFIRRAKAPELPVVLLEDFGALIGLVFALFGVGMTLATGNGMWDAAGTAMIGVLLVIIAITLAIETKSLLLGEGAERSELAKIERAVTGGPEVERIIHMKTLYLGPEELMVAAKIGVPPCESAEELARGINAVEARIRREVPIARVIYLEPDIYSVAAERAGTGQAADTAVPEGAVDDAGATTPQAAAVDEVAGRSGS; this is encoded by the coding sequence ATGAGCGCCAACGGGGGCACAAAGGCGATCATCGCCGCCCTGACGGCGAATCTCGGCATCGCCGTCACCAAGTTCGTCGCGTTCCTGCTCACCGGCTCGTCGTCGATGCTGGCCGAGTCGATCCACTCGGTGGCCGACTCCGGCAACCAGGGCCTGCTGCTGATCGGTGGTCGGCGGGCCAAGCGGGAGGCCACCCCGCAGCACCCGTTCGGGTACGGGCGGGAGCGCTACATCTACGCGTTCATCGTGTCGATCGTGCTGTTCAGCCTCGGCGGCCTGTTCGCGCTCTACGAGGCGTACCACAAGGCGTCCGATCCGCACCCGATCGAGAGCTGGCAGTGGGTGCCGGTGGCGGTGCTGCTCGCCGCGATCGTGATGGAGGGCTTCTCCTTCCGCACCGCGATCAAGGAGTCCAACCACATCCGGGGCAACCAGACCTGGATCCGGTTCATCCGCCGGGCCAAGGCCCCGGAGCTGCCGGTGGTGCTGTTGGAGGACTTCGGCGCCCTGATCGGTCTGGTCTTCGCGCTCTTCGGTGTCGGCATGACGCTCGCGACCGGCAACGGCATGTGGGATGCCGCCGGCACCGCGATGATCGGTGTGCTGCTGGTGATCATCGCGATCACGCTGGCGATCGAGACGAAGAGCCTGCTGCTCGGTGAGGGCGCCGAGCGGAGCGAGCTGGCCAAGATCGAGCGGGCGGTCACCGGCGGCCCGGAGGTCGAGCGGATCATCCACATGAAGACGCTCTATCTCGGCCCGGAGGAGTTGATGGTGGCCGCGAAGATCGGGGTGCCGCCCTGCGAGAGCGCCGAGGAGCTGGCCCGGGGCATCAACGCGGTCGAGGCGCGGATCCGCCGCGAGGTGCCGATCGCCCGGGTGATCTATCTGGAGCCGGACATCTACAGCGTGGCGGCGGAGCGGGCGGGCACCGGGCAGGCGGCCGACACCGCCGTGCCGGAGGGTGCGGTCGACGACGCCGGCGCGACCACGCCGCAGGCCGCGGCGGTCGACGAGGTGGCCGGACGGTCCGGTAGCTGA
- a CDS encoding zf-HC2 domain-containing protein, whose product MDAFLRCDRVVTLTARLADGTMAADSRELVEMHLLTCPSCLQHVRKAQLVRSSLAALPGRHVPEHLAAPTPGGTPS is encoded by the coding sequence ATGGACGCCTTCCTGCGCTGTGACCGGGTGGTGACACTCACCGCCCGGCTGGCCGACGGCACCATGGCCGCGGACTCGCGGGAACTTGTGGAGATGCATCTGCTGACCTGCCCCTCCTGCCTTCAGCACGTCCGCAAGGCACAACTGGTCCGGAGCAGCCTCGCCGCGCTTCCCGGCCGGCACGTCCCGGAGCACCTGGCCGCCCCGACGCCCGGAGGCACCCCGTCGTGA
- a CDS encoding SUKH-3 domain-containing protein, translating to MIERQQAEQIASVWARRDSDRLGFPCTAMIEEFDLGYVIVSTVSTEARALPGDLPTTVIDKETGEVSTWPRVPADAVEQMYRQRRPSEPRAPRTVDPAGQLLRELTRLPTPGAAAHLTLDGRRHVAQGAKGDVELRHHPLVRSYLDDLPAGHLVRGGERHAEMIVVSDALHEHDHRRAAEGLPPLSDEDARRLLATGRLECFRVRESGDPAGGPSDLRCESCIRFLVHFDVLPWPELAYAEEWRPDPQTPPDRDRFPTEVADALVVAGWRPHFGDEVSAATSVRKVTEVSGTQHAHASFPAALATLTAFPGLVSARQGPGEAVWISRFEVRPRKVAHSADTLADFGAVLGTRLFPLGSERQESILAVDEQGRVFALDQAGEWFLGTDIDAALTTLLLGRAPARVRDDGTW from the coding sequence GTGATCGAGCGACAGCAGGCCGAGCAGATCGCCTCGGTGTGGGCGCGGCGGGACTCCGACCGCCTCGGCTTTCCCTGCACTGCGATGATCGAGGAGTTCGACCTGGGCTACGTGATCGTGTCCACGGTGTCCACCGAGGCTCGTGCCCTGCCCGGCGACCTGCCGACCACGGTCATCGACAAGGAGACCGGCGAGGTGTCCACCTGGCCCCGGGTGCCTGCGGACGCGGTCGAGCAGATGTACCGCCAACGCCGGCCGAGCGAGCCCCGCGCTCCCCGCACCGTCGATCCGGCCGGGCAACTGCTCCGCGAGCTGACCCGGTTGCCCACCCCCGGCGCCGCGGCACACCTCACCCTGGACGGCCGGCGGCACGTCGCGCAGGGCGCCAAGGGCGACGTCGAGTTGCGGCACCATCCGCTCGTCCGGTCCTACCTGGACGACCTACCCGCCGGCCACCTGGTCCGGGGCGGTGAGCGGCACGCCGAGATGATCGTCGTCTCCGACGCGCTGCACGAACACGACCACCGCCGCGCCGCCGAAGGGCTCCCGCCGCTGTCCGACGAGGATGCCCGCCGCCTGTTGGCCACGGGCCGACTCGAGTGCTTCCGCGTCCGCGAATCGGGTGATCCCGCCGGCGGTCCGTCCGACCTGCGCTGCGAGTCGTGCATCCGGTTCCTCGTGCATTTCGACGTGCTGCCCTGGCCCGAGCTGGCCTACGCCGAGGAATGGCGCCCGGATCCGCAGACACCCCCCGATCGCGACCGGTTCCCCACCGAGGTCGCGGACGCACTCGTGGTCGCCGGCTGGCGGCCGCACTTCGGGGATGAGGTGTCGGCTGCCACCTCGGTCCGGAAGGTCACCGAAGTCAGCGGGACGCAGCACGCCCATGCTTCCTTCCCGGCCGCCCTGGCGACGCTCACTGCCTTTCCCGGTCTGGTGAGCGCCCGGCAAGGTCCAGGTGAGGCGGTATGGATCTCACGTTTCGAAGTACGACCGCGAAAGGTCGCGCACAGCGCCGACACCCTTGCCGACTTCGGCGCGGTCCTGGGCACCCGCCTCTTCCCGCTGGGCAGCGAGCGTCAGGAGAGCATCCTCGCCGTCGACGAGCAGGGCCGGGTCTTCGCGCTCGACCAGGCCGGCGAGTGGTTCCTCGGCACCGACATCGACGCCGCACTCACCACGCTGCTGCTCGGCCGTGCCCCCGCCCGGGTGCGCGACGACGGCACCTGGTGA
- a CDS encoding Trm112 family protein — translation MALDPQLLEILACPDTHHAPLDYDPQAQTLTCTECGRVFEVRDDVPVLLLDEARGGPGADDARGGSSR, via the coding sequence GTGGCCCTGGACCCGCAGTTGCTCGAGATCCTCGCCTGCCCGGACACGCACCACGCCCCGCTCGACTACGACCCGCAGGCGCAGACGCTCACCTGCACCGAGTGCGGTCGCGTCTTCGAGGTGCGGGACGACGTCCCGGTGCTGCTCCTGGACGAGGCACGTGGTGGCCCCGGCGCCGACGACGCGCGCGGCGGGTCGTCCCGGTGA
- the manA gene encoding mannose-6-phosphate isomerase, class I, translating into MELLQGRIRDYAWGSRTAIAELQGRPAPSDGPEAELWLGAHPGAPATVDRDGRPVSLTDLLVAEPEHWLGERLVGRFGTRLPFLLKVLAADAPLSLQAHPDAEQARAGHAADVGQVNYVDPYHKPELLVALSEFDALCGFRDPAHAAAAIAAFGVPALEPVVAALRTGPAGLREAVRALLSWPAAERAGLVAAVLAGAVAGPASPDAALVRTLAAGYPADPGVVVALLLHRVRLSPGEGIWMPAGNLHAYLRGTGVEIMAASDNVLRGGLTPKRVDVDELLRVLRFEVLADPVVRPEPVAPGVLTWPVPVEDFALHHVTVSAGATGTRLTLPGPRVVLCRAGRLTVADGVGEVTLDAGQSAVGTAAGAALTLAGDGAAFVATCGLR; encoded by the coding sequence ATGGAGTTGTTGCAGGGCCGGATCCGGGACTATGCCTGGGGATCGCGCACCGCGATCGCCGAGTTGCAGGGCCGGCCGGCGCCGAGCGACGGGCCGGAGGCCGAGCTGTGGCTGGGCGCCCACCCGGGCGCGCCGGCCACGGTCGACCGGGACGGTCGACCGGTGAGCCTCACCGATCTGCTGGTGGCCGAGCCGGAGCACTGGCTGGGCGAGCGGCTGGTGGGCCGGTTCGGCACCCGGCTGCCGTTCCTGCTGAAGGTGCTGGCGGCGGACGCGCCACTGAGCCTCCAGGCGCATCCGGACGCCGAGCAGGCCCGCGCCGGGCACGCGGCCGACGTCGGGCAGGTGAACTACGTCGACCCGTATCACAAGCCGGAACTGCTCGTGGCGCTCTCGGAGTTCGACGCGCTCTGCGGCTTCCGCGACCCGGCTCACGCGGCGGCGGCGATCGCCGCGTTCGGCGTACCCGCGTTGGAGCCGGTGGTGGCGGCGTTGCGCACCGGGCCGGCGGGGCTGCGGGAGGCCGTGCGCGCGTTGTTGAGCTGGCCCGCGGCGGAGCGCGCGGGGCTGGTGGCGGCGGTGCTGGCGGGGGCGGTCGCCGGCCCGGCGTCGCCGGACGCCGCGCTGGTGCGCACGCTTGCGGCCGGGTATCCGGCCGATCCGGGCGTGGTGGTGGCGCTGCTGCTGCACCGCGTCCGGCTGTCGCCCGGCGAGGGCATCTGGATGCCGGCCGGGAACCTGCACGCCTACCTGCGCGGCACCGGTGTGGAGATCATGGCGGCCAGCGACAACGTGCTGCGCGGCGGGTTGACCCCGAAGCGCGTCGACGTGGACGAGCTGCTGCGGGTGTTGCGGTTCGAGGTGCTGGCCGACCCGGTGGTACGGCCGGAGCCGGTGGCGCCCGGGGTGCTGACCTGGCCGGTGCCGGTGGAGGATTTCGCGCTGCACCACGTCACGGTGAGCGCCGGTGCGACGGGGACGCGGCTGACGTTGCCCGGCCCGCGGGTGGTGCTCTGCCGGGCCGGCCGGCTGACCGTGGCCGACGGGGTCGGCGAGGTGACGCTGGACGCGGGGCAGTCGGCGGTCGGTACGGCGGCGGGTGCCGCGCTCACGCTCGCCGGGGACGGTGCGGCGTTCGTGGCCACCTGCGGCCTGCGCTGA
- a CDS encoding toxin glutamine deamidase domain-containing protein, translating to MLPSPIPHPLDYCPWDVPGWIYEALDWVVGVEWPEGDERAVWDLADRWYGVAGVLAGPRDDATAAAGEVKSGYGGVGLVAHAFDTAWDKVAGGEDAPLHVLVAATDELGRLVDSCGCDIEGAKLEAWIELGILVVELLSLAVVTALTLGAASPAAGAAVAATRVAVQQIFKRLVAQLARKAIREGLKEAGERAAKEVVKSGARGLARKAVLGGLMEAGQEAGTSLATQAYQNSTGRRDGLDLTDVGASGLGGFAGGAAAPLAGLGRHASGRFAQIGERFGREMAGESLAETAAGLATGQGPSVEDLARAAASGVSGSATGQADTALHHRLDGKLGGLTAPPVGLDVPPGIEAAGLAPAQVSTGPSPAHPGDPAVGHPLAATSPPVALPTADTATHHPAPADPTRPDPEVITPAPTAAGGAGPSIATASPVHLSNTASPTLSSVATDVPAAGTSLAGPADTRGGSVTTSVVPDTGSPHQSASVQAPAAPTSSSTSAAEASHAAAPPSPDRASPMTGPVQPGPVTAPSVPAPVPPGPAVSPDVRNVPNARFPLLETLAPQHSTPALPGVSSPLDSTPPSSHAQQERAARLAADREAFDRRRYRGYLRSQRDWFEDRRRQTRADWLHERAAYHEERASDWAAQATELRRAGRTLAAERWHREAHEAGIEASELREEARHVLAGKQAPERVMVEDDLDFYRINDDVADLALGAVETADHSALTGHGHPPPVDRSRPYGRRGGLRPPLALHQTDLERQMPRNPDGTVVRTADPRRGGWFRLANDGGPAADATRGINCLDCTLSLYDTWVHGRPRVAAPRTFDGYLAGDVHRPVGGELDGPLRVEETTGGRFQDLCGPDRPGRDPRILVESGYHDLHAQLAAGGHGSYAFLITSFEGGGSHAWVALNQNGTVLYLDPQTGVVAGQPLYRHRGVPLDSNVVGIDALVLGPDGRPMPLAGRPPGAYNVLPEPRHRAAPPRPPDPLPYDGGPPPDFNRVHLLGESTTFHRPAGISPSGSASPGSVPPGSVSPGGVSPGEPEPDRVRRSHREAHAARIAAGLYVRDALATSGSLEDAFAAGVTPVELAQHADGPTLRRLVPGLDETAAGELTGLLADPRVQRMLDQSWEAPPRREELLAETLVGQLAERPDLVRMMLATPELANSLTARPVTLHHLASHQQAIDVLQDVLDEVRTRGAEAVASAAVPSVEATPLRLAQIEVSRRFDGARPVPVQPGFDRDHLTDPTYAKSYLDQLYRDAVAAQHELDSLGCELAGLSTNGAEYKPRPGPKDRVRAEDKIARNGGRADRLRDLAAGRVSYETVDDLYAGLASLCTNPRLEVARFEDRFRVPQDSGYRDIQFLLRTSTGHIGEFRLQLTALDRVAEWEHSLFEVWRDLEAVPRSEGRNLTVAESAIRKGIVRHQREHFWAALQSTLSGGQ from the coding sequence ATGCTGCCCAGCCCGATCCCACATCCGCTCGACTACTGCCCCTGGGACGTGCCCGGCTGGATCTACGAGGCACTCGACTGGGTGGTCGGCGTGGAGTGGCCGGAGGGCGACGAGCGCGCCGTCTGGGACCTGGCCGACCGGTGGTACGGCGTGGCCGGCGTCCTGGCCGGCCCACGCGACGACGCCACCGCGGCGGCCGGCGAGGTGAAGAGCGGGTACGGCGGGGTCGGGCTGGTGGCCCACGCGTTCGACACGGCCTGGGACAAGGTCGCCGGGGGCGAGGACGCCCCGCTGCACGTCCTCGTGGCCGCCACCGACGAGTTGGGGCGGCTGGTCGACTCCTGCGGTTGCGACATCGAGGGCGCGAAGCTGGAAGCCTGGATCGAGCTGGGCATCCTGGTCGTGGAGCTGCTGTCCCTCGCGGTGGTCACGGCGCTCACACTGGGCGCGGCGTCGCCGGCGGCCGGCGCCGCGGTCGCCGCCACCCGGGTCGCCGTGCAGCAGATCTTCAAACGGCTTGTCGCTCAACTGGCTCGCAAGGCGATCAGGGAAGGGCTGAAAGAGGCGGGCGAACGGGCCGCGAAGGAGGTTGTCAAGAGCGGCGCCCGGGGGCTCGCCCGTAAGGCGGTGCTCGGTGGTCTGATGGAAGCCGGGCAGGAGGCGGGCACCAGTCTGGCGACCCAGGCGTACCAGAACTCCACCGGTCGCCGGGACGGCCTGGACCTGACCGACGTGGGCGCGTCGGGCCTGGGCGGATTCGCCGGTGGCGCCGCCGCGCCCCTCGCCGGCCTGGGGCGGCATGCGAGCGGGCGGTTCGCGCAGATCGGGGAGCGTTTCGGGCGGGAGATGGCAGGCGAGAGCCTCGCCGAGACCGCGGCCGGCCTTGCCACCGGCCAGGGCCCGTCGGTGGAGGATCTGGCCCGCGCCGCCGCCTCCGGGGTGAGCGGATCCGCCACCGGGCAGGCCGACACGGCGCTGCACCACCGGCTCGACGGAAAACTGGGCGGCCTCACCGCTCCGCCGGTCGGCCTGGACGTGCCGCCCGGCATCGAGGCGGCCGGACTCGCCCCGGCGCAAGTGTCCACCGGACCGTCCCCCGCCCACCCCGGCGATCCGGCCGTCGGTCACCCCCTGGCCGCCACCTCGCCACCGGTGGCCCTGCCGACGGCCGATACCGCGACGCACCACCCCGCCCCGGCCGACCCGACGCGACCGGACCCGGAGGTGATTACCCCAGCGCCGACTGCTGCGGGGGGCGCAGGGCCGAGCATCGCGACGGCCAGTCCGGTGCACCTGTCCAACACCGCGAGTCCGACCCTGTCCTCGGTAGCCACCGACGTGCCCGCCGCCGGCACCTCGCTGGCCGGTCCGGCCGACACCCGGGGCGGCTCGGTGACCACGTCCGTCGTGCCCGACACCGGCTCTCCACACCAGTCGGCGTCGGTGCAGGCGCCCGCGGCTCCGACCTCGTCCAGCACATCGGCCGCCGAGGCTTCGCATGCGGCGGCGCCCCCGTCTCCGGACCGGGCTTCGCCGATGACCGGTCCCGTGCAGCCCGGGCCGGTGACCGCCCCATCGGTCCCCGCACCAGTTCCGCCGGGGCCGGCGGTGTCCCCTGATGTACGGAACGTGCCGAATGCTCGCTTCCCGCTTCTGGAGACGTTGGCCCCACAGCACTCGACACCTGCACTACCGGGCGTCTCCAGCCCACTCGACTCGACGCCCCCGAGCTCTCATGCCCAGCAGGAGAGGGCAGCGCGCCTGGCGGCCGACCGGGAAGCCTTCGATCGGCGTCGCTATCGAGGTTATCTGCGATCTCAACGGGACTGGTTCGAGGACCGTCGGCGTCAGACGAGGGCGGACTGGCTCCACGAACGCGCTGCTTATCACGAGGAGCGGGCCAGCGACTGGGCGGCACAGGCTACGGAACTCCGCCGAGCGGGACGCACCCTGGCAGCCGAGCGTTGGCACCGAGAGGCGCATGAGGCCGGCATCGAGGCGTCTGAGTTGCGTGAAGAGGCACGGCACGTCCTCGCCGGGAAGCAGGCACCCGAGCGGGTGATGGTCGAGGACGATCTCGACTTCTATCGGATCAACGACGACGTGGCAGACCTGGCCCTCGGCGCGGTGGAGACGGCCGACCACTCCGCGCTCACCGGCCACGGCCACCCACCGCCGGTCGACCGGTCCCGTCCCTACGGTCGGCGTGGTGGCCTTCGGCCTCCGCTCGCCCTGCACCAGACCGACCTCGAACGGCAGATGCCCCGCAACCCGGACGGCACCGTGGTCCGGACCGCCGATCCCCGGCGCGGTGGGTGGTTCCGACTGGCGAACGACGGCGGGCCGGCCGCCGATGCCACCCGGGGCATCAACTGCCTCGACTGCACGCTCTCGCTCTACGACACGTGGGTGCACGGCCGGCCGCGGGTTGCCGCGCCGCGTACCTTCGATGGTTACCTGGCGGGCGACGTCCATCGGCCGGTCGGCGGCGAGTTGGACGGACCGCTGCGGGTCGAGGAGACGACCGGCGGGCGTTTCCAGGACCTGTGCGGGCCCGATCGCCCCGGCCGGGACCCGCGGATCCTTGTCGAGAGCGGCTATCACGACCTGCACGCGCAACTGGCGGCGGGCGGTCACGGCAGCTACGCCTTTCTCATCACCAGCTTCGAGGGTGGCGGTTCGCACGCCTGGGTGGCGCTCAACCAGAACGGCACGGTCCTCTACCTCGATCCGCAGACGGGGGTGGTGGCGGGCCAACCGCTCTACCGCCACCGCGGCGTTCCGCTCGACAGCAACGTGGTGGGCATCGACGCGCTGGTCCTCGGGCCGGACGGCCGGCCGATGCCGCTCGCCGGTCGACCGCCCGGCGCCTACAACGTGCTGCCCGAGCCGCGGCACCGCGCGGCACCGCCACGTCCTCCGGACCCGCTGCCGTACGACGGCGGGCCGCCGCCGGACTTCAACCGTGTCCACCTGCTCGGCGAGTCCACCACTTTCCACCGCCCGGCGGGCATCTCGCCTTCCGGCAGTGCTTCCCCGGGGAGCGTCCCTCCGGGCAGTGTGTCGCCTGGCGGCGTGTCGCCGGGCGAGCCGGAGCCGGATCGGGTCCGCCGGTCGCACCGGGAGGCGCACGCGGCCCGGATCGCCGCCGGGCTCTATGTCCGGGACGCGTTGGCGACGAGTGGCAGCCTGGAGGACGCCTTCGCCGCCGGGGTGACGCCCGTCGAGTTGGCGCAGCACGCCGACGGGCCGACGCTCCGACGGCTCGTACCGGGTTTGGACGAGACCGCCGCCGGTGAGCTGACCGGCCTGCTCGCCGACCCGCGCGTCCAGCGGATGCTCGACCAGAGTTGGGAGGCACCGCCACGGCGGGAGGAACTGCTGGCCGAGACGCTGGTAGGGCAGCTCGCGGAGCGGCCCGACCTGGTCCGGATGATGCTGGCAACTCCGGAACTCGCGAACTCGCTGACCGCCAGGCCGGTGACCCTGCACCACCTGGCCAGCCACCAGCAGGCCATCGACGTCCTGCAGGACGTGTTGGACGAGGTCCGGACCAGGGGTGCCGAGGCCGTCGCCTCGGCAGCCGTACCTTCCGTCGAGGCCACTCCGCTCCGCCTGGCACAGATCGAGGTAAGTCGGAGATTTGATGGTGCGCGTCCAGTACCGGTCCAGCCGGGCTTCGACCGGGACCACCTTACCGATCCGACATATGCGAAGTCCTACCTGGATCAGCTGTATCGAGATGCGGTGGCAGCGCAGCACGAGCTCGACTCACTCGGTTGCGAGCTGGCGGGCCTGTCGACGAACGGGGCCGAGTACAAGCCACGGCCCGGGCCGAAGGATCGCGTTCGAGCTGAGGACAAGATTGCCCGAAACGGTGGCAGGGCCGACCGCCTCCGAGATCTGGCCGCCGGCAGGGTGTCGTACGAGACAGTGGATGATCTCTACGCTGGGCTAGCGAGTCTGTGCACCAATCCCCGTCTTGAGGTGGCGCGATTCGAGGATCGGTTCCGTGTACCTCAGGACAGTGGATATCGAGACATCCAGTTCCTGCTGCGGACCTCTACCGGACACATTGGCGAGTTCCGACTGCAGTTGACCGCGCTGGACCGCGTGGCGGAATGGGAGCACTCCCTGTTCGAGGTCTGGCGTGACCTGGAGGCGGTGCCCCGGAGCGAGGGCCGTAATCTGACTGTCGCGGAATCAGCGATCCGAAAGGGCATCGTCCGGCACCAGCGTGAGCACTTCTGGGCCGCACTCCAATCGACCCTGAGCGGTGGACAGTAA
- a CDS encoding SIS domain-containing protein: MMDGTAGVSGHRHADEALLDNSALLAERDPGGMLRFTASAGAQVRESAALAAEANLGVLGDDGRPRAVVIAGIGTAGRTGDVLATVAGPRCPVPVIPHRSAGVPGWVGAADVVIAVSASGRSPEALGAAEAAHRRGARLVAVGAPDSQLQSVAERARAPFVPVPRRAPARASLWALTVPVLLAARALGLVKVNEADLAETAARLDADADRCRSTAESFVNPAKSLALGLAGSLPIVWGSSPLATVAARRFGDTLSANARYPVVSGALGEAGRGRVGLLDGVFGGLAEGERDIFADPDDSDADGIRLRLVLLRDGGLNADDDTDEPLAVEERRADAVQTLAERRGVRCDVVTAEGGSALERLASLVAVPDFASVYLALAHGLDPMAVPAITEMKELANQ, encoded by the coding sequence GTGATGGACGGTACGGCCGGGGTCAGTGGACACCGGCACGCGGACGAGGCATTGCTGGACAATTCGGCGCTGCTGGCCGAGCGCGACCCGGGCGGGATGCTGCGGTTCACCGCCTCCGCCGGCGCGCAGGTACGCGAGTCGGCGGCGTTGGCCGCCGAGGCGAACCTGGGCGTGCTCGGTGACGACGGTCGACCGCGGGCGGTGGTCATCGCCGGCATCGGCACCGCCGGGCGTACCGGGGACGTGCTGGCCACGGTCGCCGGACCGCGCTGCCCGGTGCCGGTCATCCCGCACCGCAGCGCCGGCGTGCCGGGTTGGGTGGGCGCGGCGGACGTGGTCATCGCGGTGAGCGCCTCCGGCCGTAGTCCCGAGGCGTTGGGCGCGGCCGAGGCGGCGCACCGGCGTGGGGCCCGGCTGGTCGCGGTCGGCGCGCCTGATTCGCAACTCCAGTCGGTGGCCGAGCGGGCCCGGGCGCCGTTCGTCCCGGTGCCCCGGCGTGCCCCGGCCCGGGCCAGCCTCTGGGCGCTGACCGTGCCCGTCCTGCTCGCCGCCCGGGCGCTCGGGCTGGTGAAGGTCAACGAGGCGGACCTGGCGGAGACCGCGGCCCGGTTGGACGCCGACGCCGACAGGTGCCGGTCGACCGCCGAGTCCTTCGTCAACCCGGCGAAGTCCCTCGCGCTGGGGCTGGCCGGTTCGCTCCCGATCGTCTGGGGGTCGTCCCCGTTGGCCACGGTCGCGGCCCGCCGGTTCGGTGACACGCTGTCGGCGAACGCCCGCTATCCGGTGGTCAGCGGCGCGCTTGGTGAGGCCGGTCGGGGCCGGGTGGGCCTGCTCGACGGCGTCTTCGGCGGACTGGCGGAGGGCGAGCGGGACATCTTCGCCGATCCGGACGACTCCGACGCCGACGGGATCCGGCTGCGGCTGGTGCTGTTGCGCGACGGCGGGCTCAACGCCGACGACGACACCGACGAGCCGCTGGCGGTGGAGGAGCGCCGCGCGGACGCGGTGCAGACGCTCGCCGAACGGCGCGGGGTGCGCTGCGACGTGGTGACCGCCGAGGGCGGCTCCGCGCTGGAGCGGCTCGCGTCGCTGGTGGCGGTCCCCGACTTCGCCTCGGTCTACCTCGCCCTGGCACACGGGCTGGACCCGATGGCGGTTCCGGCCATCACGGAAATGAAGGAGCTGGCAAACCAGTGA